Proteins co-encoded in one Kribbella qitaiheensis genomic window:
- a CDS encoding carbohydrate-binding module family 20 domain-containing protein, with protein sequence MYVVGNVPQLGAWSVASAVKLAPTGYPTWTGTISNLPPNTSVDWKCIKRQEANYPATADQWGPDPNLTFTSPATGSGGTTTGGF encoded by the coding sequence GTGTACGTCGTCGGCAACGTGCCGCAGCTCGGTGCCTGGTCGGTCGCGAGTGCGGTGAAGCTGGCGCCGACCGGCTACCCGACCTGGACCGGCACGATCAGCAACCTGCCGCCGAACACCTCGGTGGACTGGAAGTGCATCAAACGGCAGGAGGCGAACTACCCGGCGACGGCCGATCAATGGGGCCCGGACCCGAATCTCACCTTCACCTCTCCGGCGACAGGGAGTGGCGGAACGACTACTGGCGGTTTCTGA